One Helicobacter cetorum MIT 00-7128 DNA window includes the following coding sequences:
- a CDS encoding ABC transporter permease: MNFLSLLLKEFKAFLANRGVLFVVIGGSIMYGMLYPLPYLNDVVTHQKIALVDEDNSALSRQFAFMAQSSNSLNIAYKSPSMLEARELLKEEKIYGILHIPYHFEANIYKQIPTTIDFYANANYFLIYGTLATAVVDSVNALNDEIKFKRNAQREEAKLETNIVGIKPIALYNPSEGYLNYALSSVFVFILHQVMLIGASMLTSARRLETISCGKKQIACILSARLVMFMVVLSVFMMLYFGVLFPIHGIERHASALVVFANSAVFMLSTLSLGIFLGTWIKNPAYTTQIVLISSLPLIFMMGFVWPFESLPIGLQVFANMIPAYHGISLLVRLNQMQAEFVDVASHFYALLTIFVVSFVGSVWKLGIIKAQKSTHANA; encoded by the coding sequence ATGAATTTTTTAAGTTTATTATTAAAAGAATTTAAGGCATTTTTAGCTAATAGGGGGGTTTTATTTGTAGTGATTGGAGGGTCTATTATGTATGGCATGCTATATCCCTTGCCCTATTTAAATGATGTAGTAACCCATCAAAAAATCGCTCTTGTAGATGAAGATAATAGCGCATTATCTCGCCAATTTGCTTTTATGGCACAAAGTTCTAATTCTCTCAATATTGCTTACAAAAGCCCTTCTATGCTAGAGGCTAGAGAGCTTTTAAAAGAAGAAAAAATCTATGGAATTTTGCATATCCCCTATCATTTTGAGGCTAATATTTATAAGCAAATTCCTACAACCATAGATTTTTATGCTAATGCTAATTATTTTTTGATTTATGGCACATTGGCTACGGCGGTAGTTGATAGCGTGAATGCCCTTAATGATGAAATCAAGTTTAAGCGCAATGCCCAAAGAGAAGAGGCTAAATTAGAAACTAATATTGTAGGCATTAAGCCTATCGCTCTTTATAATCCTAGTGAGGGATATTTGAATTATGCTCTTTCTAGTGTGTTTGTTTTTATCTTGCACCAAGTTATGCTTATAGGAGCTAGTATGCTTACAAGTGCTAGGCGTTTAGAAACAATTAGTTGTGGCAAAAAACAAATTGCTTGTATTCTAAGCGCTAGGCTTGTTATGTTTATGGTAGTTCTTAGTGTATTTATGATGTTGTATTTTGGAGTGCTATTTCCTATTCATGGGATTGAAAGACATGCAAGTGCGTTAGTAGTCTTTGCTAATAGTGCAGTCTTTATGCTTTCAACTTTAAGTTTAGGAATTTTTTTAGGCACTTGGATAAAAAACCCTGCTTATACTACTCAAATTGTTTTGATTTCATCTTTACCTTTAATCTTTATGATGGGCTTTGTATGGCCTTTTGAGTCCTTACCTATAGGCTTACAAGTGTTTGCTAATATGATTCCAGCCTATCATGGCATTAGCTTATTGGTGCGCTTAAATCAAATGCAAGCAGAGTTTGTTGATGTAGCAAGCCATTTTTATGCGCTTTTGACTATTTTTGTGGTGAGTTTTGTAGGCAGTGTGTGGAAATTAGGCATTATAAAAGCACAAAAGAGCACGCATGCAAACGCTTGA
- a CDS encoding TolC family protein, with protein sequence MRKTRRILSIALGLAVCLNALEENIASNANQQKTSQTTEDKTQATEQKKNISQTSLPQTPNDNSKLSLAEPFKKTPLTDPKAQRISLVQAWDRVLSNHDGLHASEYEIKRARKLKTAAKLSFLPQIDLSAFYVYLSNPIKMDFTQQKQAGVQQAMGQIHQGLQGIQHTMSPAMQHMPPNMQAGLQAGAQSVMQGFGGLARTLGAPLLYSKQNIVIGALSIVYPIYMGGARFTMVHIADLMQKDAQEVYRLRKLSTFQELVSVYYGMALNTEVAEVLEGIEAGHYKHFQNALKMQKVGQIARVETLGAQVAYDKAHIASARAKDTLDISQLAFNSILSSKENTLPLKGLAIVDKPLPNLSVFVNDAISSYPALRSLANHVEIAKDNTKLQVAKFLPQFTFFGSYIMKQNNSVFEDMIPNWFVGVAGRLPILSPLGRIQKYQASKLGELQVSSQQVQAKKDMELLVSKTYKETLSFLKEYKSLISSIELAKENLKLQEQAFAQGLSTNAQVIDARNTLASIMVEQKSVAYRYIVSLANLMVLSDHIDMFYEYVY encoded by the coding sequence ATGAGAAAGACAAGAAGAATCTTAAGCATTGCTTTAGGGCTTGCAGTTTGTTTGAATGCCCTTGAAGAAAACATAGCATCCAATGCCAACCAACAAAAAACTAGCCAAACAACAGAAGATAAAACACAAGCTACAGAGCAAAAAAAGAATATTTCTCAAACATCTCTTCCTCAAACCCCCAATGACAATTCCAAACTAAGTCTTGCTGAGCCATTCAAAAAGACTCCCTTAACTGACCCAAAAGCCCAAAGAATATCGCTAGTGCAAGCATGGGATAGGGTGCTTTCTAATCATGATGGCTTGCATGCGAGCGAATATGAAATCAAGCGTGCTAGAAAATTAAAAACAGCTGCTAAACTCTCTTTCTTACCTCAAATTGATTTGAGTGCCTTTTATGTGTATCTCTCTAACCCCATTAAAATGGATTTTACACAACAAAAACAAGCGGGGGTTCAACAGGCTATGGGGCAAATCCATCAAGGTTTGCAAGGCATACAGCACACTATGTCCCCAGCAATGCAACACATGCCTCCTAATATGCAAGCGGGTTTGCAAGCAGGAGCACAAAGCGTTATGCAAGGTTTTGGAGGGTTAGCTAGGACTTTGGGAGCGCCTTTGTTATATTCCAAACAAAATATTGTGATTGGGGCTTTAAGCATTGTTTATCCCATTTATATGGGTGGTGCTAGATTTACTATGGTGCATATAGCAGATTTAATGCAAAAGGACGCACAAGAGGTCTATCGTTTGCGCAAGCTCTCTACCTTTCAAGAATTAGTGAGCGTGTATTATGGCATGGCATTAAACACAGAAGTAGCAGAGGTTTTAGAAGGCATTGAGGCAGGACATTACAAGCATTTCCAAAATGCTTTAAAAATGCAAAAAGTAGGACAAATTGCACGAGTAGAGACTTTAGGCGCTCAAGTTGCTTATGATAAGGCGCATATTGCTAGTGCTAGGGCTAAAGACACTTTGGATATTTCACAATTAGCTTTTAACTCCATTTTGTCTAGCAAGGAAAACACCTTGCCCTTAAAGGGCTTAGCGATTGTGGATAAGCCTTTGCCCAATTTGAGTGTTTTTGTCAATGATGCGATTAGTTCTTATCCGGCTCTAAGAAGTTTAGCCAATCATGTAGAAATTGCTAAAGATAACACCAAATTGCAAGTGGCTAAATTCTTGCCTCAATTCACTTTCTTTGGCTCTTATATTATGAAACAAAACAATTCGGTGTTTGAAGATATGATTCCTAATTGGTTTGTGGGTGTAGCAGGGCGTTTGCCTATTCTTTCGCCTTTAGGGCGCATTCAAAAATACCAAGCAAGCAAATTAGGCGAATTGCAAGTCTCAAGTCAGCAAGTTCAAGCCAAGAAAGATATGGAGTTATTAGTGAGTAAGACCTATAAGGAAACTCTCTCTTTCTTAAAAGAGTATAAAAGCTTGATTTCTAGCATAGAATTAGCTAAAGAGAATTTAAAACTTCAAGAGCAAGCATTCGCACAAGGCTTAAGCACTAACGCTCAAGTCATTGATGCTAGAAATACGCTTGCATCAATTATGGTGGAGCAAAAGAGTGTGGCTTATAGGTATATTGTTTCATTAGCCAATTTAATGGTATTAAGCGACCATATTGATATGTTTTATGAATATGTTTATTGA
- a CDS encoding carbon-nitrogen hydrolase family protein, with translation MQVIALQLESFKEDLIHSSLKAVPDSSVVVLPEYVINPFFHHNMALDFAEISMQSMQAIECLLKICKEKDLVISAPVLLEEEKKIYKKIALVSKEGVQYYTQQRLISYPHWDEESFFDNEKTDFKELLVIERENLKIAPLFGFEAHFDEIWVQAKKQGVDVVLLSSVGTFESNERWRDLGKMRAFCNSCVLIRANRIGAYTQTAFHNEQKQEILWKFYGDSFIALPDGSIENSLQGKMGMLSTQVTKHYIEEWAKTWRFREIN, from the coding sequence GTGCAAGTTATAGCATTACAATTAGAGAGTTTTAAAGAGGATTTAATTCATTCATCTCTAAAGGCTGTGCCAGATTCTAGCGTGGTTGTGTTACCAGAATATGTGATTAATCCCTTTTTTCATCATAACATGGCGCTAGATTTTGCAGAAATTTCTATGCAGTCTATGCAAGCGATTGAATGCTTGCTTAAAATTTGCAAAGAGAAGGATTTAGTGATTTCTGCGCCTGTTCTTTTAGAAGAGGAAAAAAAAATTTATAAAAAAATCGCTTTAGTTTCTAAAGAGGGCGTTCAATACTACACACAACAGCGTTTGATTTCTTATCCGCATTGGGATGAAGAAAGCTTTTTTGATAATGAGAAAACAGATTTTAAAGAGTTGTTAGTTATTGAGAGAGAAAATTTAAAAATCGCCCCTTTGTTTGGTTTTGAAGCTCATTTTGATGAAATATGGGTTCAAGCTAAAAAGCAAGGCGTAGATGTAGTGCTATTAAGTAGTGTGGGAACTTTTGAATCTAATGAGAGATGGCGGGATTTAGGAAAAATGCGTGCATTTTGTAATTCATGCGTATTGATTAGAGCTAACCGCATTGGGGCTTATACGCAGACTGCCTTTCATAATGAGCAAAAACAAGAGATTTTGTGGAAATTTTATGGGGATAGCTTTATTGCGCTGCCAGATGGAAGTATTGAAAATTCTTTGCAGGGTAAAATGGGTATGCTTAGCACACAAGTTACTAAACACTACATAGAAGAGTGGGCTAAAACCTGGCGTTTTAGAGAGATAAACTAA
- a CDS encoding hemolysin family protein — MLVSAFLLVLLNAFFVLSEFALVKVRKSRLEELVKAGNLNAKLALDMSKRIDTYLSATQLGVTLSSLALGWVGEPAIAKLLYALLGQIDMGDNPIFIHSLSVGIAFLGITFLHVVLGEIVPKSLAIAKSEKAVLFIARPLHVFWVLFYPIVRLFDVIAHFFLERMGVDPSKEHENMHSEEELKIIVGESLKGGIIDSVEGEIIKNAVDFSDTSAKEIMTPRKDMVCLDEENSYEENIDIVLKSRFTRYPYCKGSKDNIIGMVHIRDLLSRSIFTPEMHDFKQLVRKMIIVPESASISQILIKMNKEQIHTALVIDEYGGTAGLLTMEDIIEEIMGDISDEYDLKQEGVSELEEGVFELDGMLDLESVEEVLHIEFDKECEQVTLGGYIFSLLERMPIEGDTITSHNYLFEVLSVEGARIKRLKATKQEIKEQ; from the coding sequence ATGTTGGTGTCTGCTTTCTTGTTGGTGTTGTTAAACGCCTTTTTTGTGCTTTCAGAGTTTGCCCTTGTAAAAGTGCGTAAATCTCGTTTAGAAGAGCTAGTTAAAGCGGGCAATTTAAATGCCAAGCTTGCTTTGGATATGAGCAAGCGCATAGATACTTATTTGAGTGCTACACAACTTGGTGTAACACTTTCTTCACTAGCTTTAGGTTGGGTGGGAGAGCCTGCTATTGCTAAGCTATTGTATGCGCTTTTGGGACAAATAGATATGGGGGATAATCCTATTTTTATCCATTCTTTAAGTGTGGGGATAGCATTTTTGGGTATCACCTTTTTGCATGTGGTGTTGGGTGAGATTGTGCCAAAATCCTTAGCTATTGCTAAATCCGAAAAGGCGGTTTTATTTATCGCACGCCCTTTGCATGTATTTTGGGTGCTGTTTTATCCTATCGTGCGTTTGTTTGATGTGATAGCGCATTTCTTTTTAGAGAGAATGGGGGTTGATCCGTCTAAAGAGCATGAGAATATGCACTCTGAAGAGGAGCTTAAAATTATCGTGGGCGAAAGTCTAAAAGGGGGCATTATTGATTCGGTTGAGGGTGAAATCATTAAAAATGCCGTAGATTTTTCTGATACGAGTGCTAAAGAGATTATGACCCCACGAAAAGACATGGTTTGTTTGGACGAAGAAAATAGTTATGAAGAAAATATTGATATTGTTTTAAAAAGCCGTTTCACTCGCTACCCCTATTGTAAAGGCTCTAAGGACAATATTATTGGCATGGTGCATATTAGAGACTTGCTCTCTCGCTCTATTTTTACCCCAGAAATGCATGACTTCAAACAATTAGTCAGAAAGATGATTATTGTTCCAGAAAGTGCATCAATTTCTCAAATTCTCATTAAGATGAATAAAGAACAAATCCATACCGCTTTGGTGATTGATGAATATGGTGGCACAGCTGGGCTACTCACTATGGAAGATATTATTGAAGAGATTATGGGGGATATTAGTGATGAATACGACTTGAAGCAAGAAGGCGTGAGCGAGCTTGAAGAAGGCGTGTTTGAGCTAGATGGCATGCTGGATTTAGAGAGCGTAGAAGAAGTGCTTCACATTGAATTTGACAAAGAATGTGAGCAAGTAACCCTTGGGGGTTATATTTTTAGCCTTTTAGAACGCATGCCTATAGAGGGAGATACAATCACTTCGCATAATTATTTGTTTGAAGTATTGAGTGTAGAGGGTGCTAGAATCAAGCGCTTGAAAGCAACTAAGCAGGAGATTAAGGAGCAATAA
- a CDS encoding ABC transporter permease, with translation MFKQAYLWVLQDKFLFVVCFVLPLFLGILGKQIFIQEIPRKLPIVVIDLDKTTTSHQVIFELNATSAISIKHHVANLKEAKRFLNSAEVYGALVLPKDLERQIKMGRNIDLPFYYNAEYVLIGKTLKNAFLQTALTLDAKTSATKALIRDANLSLAKAQALPIITKLHALYNENNNYAQYLLSVVLPCMWQILVAVGMLNFIQKVSNMQEFLWSIGANASIFGCFGIVMVLYFNLIGMQGNYKHFLLVVLAIGLMTLIMSGFVVLMYVVLKDAIKVASVVAGYTAPSLAFAGVTYPQNNMEMAGNFWSHFLPISHFMKFFLQEAYYKPSLTQSLHSLLPLLPFLIFLLLGIFLFARFFKKHSNGVNA, from the coding sequence TTGTTTAAGCAAGCTTATTTATGGGTCTTGCAAGACAAATTTTTATTTGTGGTGTGTTTTGTTTTGCCCCTTTTTTTAGGAATTTTGGGCAAGCAAATTTTTATTCAAGAAATTCCTAGAAAGCTCCCTATTGTTGTAATAGATTTGGATAAAACGACTACGAGCCATCAAGTTATTTTTGAACTAAACGCTACAAGTGCTATTAGCATCAAACACCATGTAGCAAATCTCAAAGAGGCTAAGCGCTTTTTAAATTCCGCAGAAGTTTATGGGGCGTTAGTTTTGCCCAAAGATTTAGAGCGTCAAATTAAAATGGGGCGCAATATTGACTTGCCCTTTTATTACAATGCAGAATATGTCCTAATAGGTAAAACCTTAAAAAACGCCTTTTTGCAAACCGCTCTAACTTTAGATGCTAAGACTTCGGCTACTAAAGCACTCATAAGAGATGCGAATTTAAGTTTAGCTAAAGCTCAAGCACTGCCTATTATCACTAAATTGCATGCGCTATATAACGAAAATAATAATTACGCACAATATCTCTTAAGCGTGGTATTGCCTTGTATGTGGCAAATTCTAGTAGCCGTTGGTATGCTTAATTTCATTCAAAAAGTCTCTAATATGCAAGAATTTTTATGGAGTATTGGGGCAAATGCAAGCATTTTTGGTTGTTTTGGGATAGTTATGGTGTTGTATTTTAATCTCATTGGCATGCAAGGCAATTACAAGCATTTCTTATTGGTAGTTTTGGCTATAGGGCTTATGACTTTGATTATGAGTGGGTTTGTGGTGCTTATGTATGTTGTGCTTAAGGATGCGATTAAGGTTGCGAGTGTAGTAGCAGGCTATACAGCACCAAGCTTGGCTTTTGCTGGAGTTACTTATCCGCAAAACAACATGGAAATGGCAGGGAATTTTTGGAGTCATTTTTTGCCTATTAGTCATTTTATGAAGTTTTTCTTACAAGAGGCCTATTATAAGCCTAGTTTGACACAATCTTTGCATTCTTTGTTGCCTTTGTTGCCTTTTTTAATATTCTTATTACTAGGTATTTTTCTTTTTGCTCGCTTTTTTAAAAAGCACTCTAATGGAGTTAATGCATGA
- the ubiE gene encoding bifunctional demethylmenaquinone methyltransferase/2-methoxy-6-polyprenyl-1,4-benzoquinol methylase UbiE, whose translation MSEKNLEQKQEKIINMFDDIASSYDQANRLISFGMDIKWREDACKQAFLMLENKQALKLIDVACGTGDMLIAWQKSAIKYQASFQKCVGIDPANNMLEVAKKKLAKKEFIGKAEFIQAEAKSLEGIKDNSVDILSISYGLRNVVERQEALKEFARVLKPKGVLVILEFLKKDNPSFLDKISGFYTNKVLPIVGGAVSKNYEAYSYLPKSIEGFLSLESLKLELEQVGLNVLKTQGSLGEVSIMLLASKDSRGV comes from the coding sequence ATGAGTGAAAAGAATTTAGAGCAAAAACAAGAAAAAATCATCAACATGTTTGATGATATAGCAAGCTCTTATGACCAAGCCAATCGCTTAATTAGTTTTGGCATGGATATTAAATGGCGTGAAGATGCGTGCAAGCAAGCGTTTTTAATGCTTGAAAACAAGCAAGCCTTGAAGCTTATAGATGTGGCTTGTGGGACAGGCGATATGCTAATAGCATGGCAAAAGAGCGCTATAAAATACCAAGCAAGTTTTCAAAAATGTGTAGGGATTGACCCTGCAAATAATATGTTAGAGGTTGCCAAAAAGAAACTTGCAAAAAAAGAGTTTATAGGAAAGGCTGAGTTTATCCAAGCAGAGGCAAAAAGCTTAGAGGGCATTAAAGATAATAGCGTGGATATTCTCTCTATTTCTTATGGATTACGCAATGTTGTAGAAAGACAAGAGGCGTTAAAAGAGTTTGCTAGAGTGCTAAAGCCTAAGGGGGTTTTGGTGATTTTAGAATTTCTAAAAAAGGATAATCCAAGTTTTTTAGACAAAATCTCAGGTTTTTATACCAATAAGGTCTTACCAATAGTTGGGGGAGCAGTGAGTAAGAATTATGAGGCTTATTCTTATTTGCCTAAATCTATTGAGGGGTTTTTGAGTTTAGAAAGCTTGAAATTAGAGCTAGAGCAAGTAGGGCTTAATGTTTTAAAAACGCAAGGCTCATTAGGGGAAGTTTCTATCATGCTTTTAGCAAGTAAAGATTCTAGGGGAGTTTAA
- a CDS encoding inorganic phosphate transporter: MEIKDIKEFQKASKKLQKDTLKIAFAVVFLIGVALLALIFGHAESKGLLLVFATIIGGYMAMNIGANDVSNNVGPAVGSKAITMGGAILIAGICEMLGAILAGGEVVSTIRGRIVSPDLIGDAQIFIKVMLASMLSGALWLHVATLFGAPVSTTHSVVGGVMGAGLAAAGVDVINWEFLLGIVASWVISPAMGGVIAMLLLMLVKKTIAYKEDKKSAALKVVPYLVALMSLAFSWYLILKVLERFYQIGWEYQLLAGIIIALLVFWVFKRYVSKKASLIENKHESINELFNIPLVFAAALLSFAHGANDVANAIGPLAAISETLGNSMNAIESTLSSVPLWIMIVGGAGIALGLSLYGPKLIKTVGSEITELDKMQAFCIALSAVITVLLASQLGLPVSSTHIVIGAVFGVGFLREHLRKRFYKIRDSIVSAHFGEDLEEIEGFLNRFDKASLKEKSLMLESLKKNKNTVLALELKKKEKKSLKKVYKEEVVKRSVLKKIITAWIVTVPISALLGAGLFMAIAFLEARI; encoded by the coding sequence ATGGAAATTAAAGACATTAAAGAGTTTCAAAAAGCCTCCAAGAAACTTCAAAAAGATACCCTAAAAATTGCTTTTGCAGTAGTATTTCTTATTGGTGTAGCCCTATTGGCACTTATTTTTGGTCATGCTGAATCTAAGGGATTGCTATTGGTATTTGCAACCATTATTGGGGGCTATATGGCTATGAATATTGGGGCTAATGATGTTTCTAATAATGTTGGCCCTGCTGTAGGCTCTAAGGCTATCACTATGGGTGGAGCGATACTCATTGCTGGGATTTGTGAAATGCTTGGAGCGATTTTAGCTGGAGGAGAGGTAGTTTCTACAATACGAGGGCGCATTGTTTCTCCTGATTTGATTGGTGATGCACAAATTTTTATTAAAGTTATGCTTGCAAGCATGCTTAGTGGGGCGTTATGGTTGCATGTAGCCACTTTATTTGGCGCACCAGTTTCTACTACGCACTCTGTAGTTGGGGGGGTTATGGGGGCAGGACTTGCGGCAGCTGGAGTTGATGTTATCAATTGGGAGTTTTTGCTAGGCATTGTGGCGAGTTGGGTTATCTCTCCTGCTATGGGAGGCGTGATTGCAATGTTGCTTTTGATGTTAGTTAAAAAGACTATCGCTTACAAAGAAGATAAAAAAAGCGCAGCTCTAAAGGTCGTGCCTTATTTGGTAGCACTAATGAGTTTAGCATTTAGCTGGTATTTGATTTTAAAAGTTTTAGAGCGCTTTTATCAAATTGGTTGGGAATACCAACTTTTAGCGGGCATTATTATTGCCTTATTGGTTTTTTGGGTATTTAAAAGGTATGTTTCTAAAAAAGCGTCTTTAATAGAAAATAAGCATGAAAGCATTAATGAGCTATTTAATATTCCTCTAGTTTTTGCAGCTGCACTTTTAAGTTTTGCGCATGGGGCTAATGATGTAGCCAATGCGATAGGCCCTTTAGCAGCCATTAGTGAAACTTTAGGTAATTCTATGAATGCTATAGAAAGCACTTTAAGCTCTGTGCCTTTGTGGATTATGATAGTTGGGGGAGCTGGAATTGCTTTAGGTTTAAGCTTGTATGGGCCAAAGCTCATTAAAACGGTTGGCTCTGAAATTACTGAATTAGATAAAATGCAAGCTTTTTGTATCGCACTTTCAGCGGTTATTACCGTGCTTTTAGCGTCTCAATTAGGATTGCCCGTAAGTTCTACGCACATTGTTATTGGAGCGGTATTTGGAGTGGGGTTTTTAAGAGAGCATTTAAGAAAACGCTTTTATAAGATTAGAGATAGCATTGTTTCAGCACACTTTGGGGAGGATTTAGAAGAAATTGAGGGCTTTTTAAATCGCTTTGATAAGGCTAGTTTGAAAGAAAAATCGCTTATGTTAGAGAGCTTGAAAAAGAATAAAAACACCGTTTTAGCCCTAGAATTGAAGAAAAAAGAGAAAAAATCACTTAAGAAAGTTTATAAAGAAGAAGTGGTTAAACGCTCGGTATTGAAAAAAATCATCACCGCTTGGATAGTAACCGTGCCTATTTCTGCGCTTTTGGGAGCAGGCTTATTTATGGCGATAGCTTTTTTAGAGGCAAGAATATGA
- a CDS encoding YigZ family protein: MQTLEKLITSKHQIKASRFLGYLMPFNEFDKMLSNLRKEHFKAVHFVTAFRYMKEGKIEEGFSDDGEPKGSSGMPSLNVLRRENLMGVGMISVRYFGGTLLGVGGLMKAYAESVLLCIENAKEENAFKEFIELETYVGTYDYAQLDYIQREVKKFSLQLNKKNFQAQGVEVEISGAREKLHAFLAHFNH, translated from the coding sequence ATGCAAACGCTTGAAAAACTTATCACCTCCAAGCACCAAATTAAAGCTTCACGCTTTTTAGGGTATTTAATGCCTTTTAACGAGTTTGATAAAATGCTTTCAAATTTAAGAAAAGAGCATTTTAAGGCAGTGCATTTTGTAACAGCATTTCGCTATATGAAAGAAGGTAAGATTGAAGAAGGCTTTAGCGATGATGGCGAGCCTAAAGGAAGTTCAGGTATGCCTAGCTTGAATGTTTTAAGGCGAGAGAATTTAATGGGGGTAGGTATGATTAGTGTGCGTTATTTTGGGGGGACTTTGCTTGGAGTTGGGGGGCTTATGAAAGCTTATGCAGAGAGCGTGCTTTTGTGTATAGAAAATGCCAAGGAAGAAAATGCTTTCAAGGAGTTTATAGAATTAGAAACTTATGTTGGCACTTATGACTACGCACAATTAGATTACATTCAGCGTGAAGTTAAGAAATTTAGCCTACAATTAAATAAAAAAAACTTTCAAGCCCAAGGTGTGGAAGTAGAAATTAGTGGTGCAAGAGAAAAATTGCATGCATTTTTAGCGCATTTTAATCATTGA
- a CDS encoding HlyD family secretion protein: MSIQKLEKKKAILLGVLGGAFLLLAVLFYLAYRPKAEILQGFLEAREYSVSSKVPGRIDEVFVKKGDRIKKGSLVFSISSPELEAKLAQAEAGHKAAKALSDEVKKGARDETIISAHDIWQAAKSQATLAEETYKRIQDLYDNGVASLQKRDEAYAAFKSTKYNESAAYQKYKMALDGASKESKIAASAKESAALGQVNEVESYLKDIKAYAPIEGEVSNVLLFSGELSPKGFPVVLMIDLNDKWLKISVPEKYLSDFAVGKEFEGYIPALKKNAKFKVKYLSVMGDFATWKATNSASSYDMKSYEVEAIPLEELEGFRVGMSVLVTLKP, from the coding sequence ATGTCTATACAAAAACTTGAAAAAAAGAAAGCGATTTTATTAGGCGTTTTGGGGGGAGCTTTTCTTTTATTGGCAGTGCTATTTTATTTAGCCTATCGCCCCAAAGCTGAAATCTTACAAGGTTTTTTAGAGGCTAGAGAATATAGCGTAAGCTCTAAAGTGCCCGGGCGTATTGATGAGGTTTTTGTCAAAAAGGGCGATAGAATCAAAAAGGGTAGTTTAGTCTTTAGCATTTCTAGCCCTGAGTTAGAAGCAAAACTCGCTCAAGCTGAGGCGGGGCATAAGGCAGCAAAAGCCTTAAGCGATGAAGTCAAAAAAGGCGCAAGAGATGAGACTATTATTTCAGCTCATGATATTTGGCAAGCAGCAAAATCTCAAGCTACTTTAGCAGAAGAAACCTATAAGCGCATTCAAGATTTATATGATAATGGCGTGGCAAGTTTGCAAAAGCGAGATGAGGCTTATGCAGCCTTTAAAAGCACCAAATACAATGAGAGTGCGGCCTATCAAAAATATAAAATGGCATTAGATGGGGCAAGCAAAGAGAGTAAAATCGCTGCTAGTGCTAAAGAAAGTGCAGCTTTAGGACAAGTGAATGAAGTGGAGTCTTATCTAAAAGATATTAAAGCCTATGCGCCAATTGAGGGAGAAGTAAGCAATGTGCTTTTATTTAGTGGGGAGTTAAGCCCCAAAGGCTTTCCTGTAGTCTTAATGATAGATTTGAATGACAAGTGGCTAAAAATTAGTGTTCCTGAAAAATATTTGAGTGATTTTGCTGTAGGAAAGGAATTTGAAGGTTATATTCCTGCATTAAAAAAGAATGCAAAATTCAAAGTTAAATACTTGAGTGTTATGGGGGATTTTGCCACTTGGAAAGCCACTAATAGTGCGAGCAGTTATGATATGAAAAGCTATGAAGTAGAGGCGATTCCTTTAGAAGAGCTAGAGGGCTTTAGAGTAGGCATGAGCGTGCTTGTAACGCTTAAGCCTTAA
- the hemJ gene encoding protoporphyrinogen oxidase HemJ, which yields MGILSEYFLWIKAFHVVAFVSWMAMLFYLPRLFVYHAENAHKKEFVEIVKVQEKKLYTFIGAPAMGFTLITGILMLLANPMLFKSGGWLHAKLLLVAFLLIYHFFCKKCMRELANDPNKRGGKFYRVFNEVPTILLIGIVILVVIKPF from the coding sequence ATGGGAATATTGAGTGAGTATTTTTTGTGGATTAAGGCTTTTCATGTTGTTGCCTTTGTCTCATGGATGGCAATGTTATTTTATTTGCCACGATTGTTTGTTTATCACGCAGAGAATGCCCATAAAAAAGAGTTTGTTGAGATAGTAAAAGTGCAAGAAAAAAAACTTTATACCTTTATAGGTGCGCCTGCTATGGGATTTACGCTTATTACGGGCATTTTAATGCTCCTAGCCAATCCTATGCTATTTAAAAGTGGGGGTTGGTTGCATGCGAAGTTGTTGTTAGTGGCATTTTTACTAATTTATCACTTTTTTTGTAAAAAATGCATGCGTGAATTAGCTAACGACCCCAATAAAAGAGGTGGGAAATTCTATCGTGTGTTTAATGAAGTGCCTACAATCTTATTGATAGGCATTGTGATTTTAGTGGTTATTAAACCTTTTTAA
- the xseB gene encoding exodeoxyribonuclease VII small subunit has product MENRLFEVEKSPKRKSASKTKSFEEYIQALEQVLERLNSAELPLKEGIELYQQGMQELTLAQKLLEEAHKEYEKFQTLD; this is encoded by the coding sequence ATGGAAAATCGTTTATTTGAAGTAGAAAAGAGTCCTAAGCGTAAAAGTGCGTCTAAAACAAAGAGCTTTGAAGAGTATATTCAAGCTTTAGAGCAAGTTTTAGAGCGCTTAAATAGCGCTGAGTTGCCCTTAAAAGAAGGCATAGAATTGTATCAACAAGGCATGCAAGAGCTGACTTTAGCTCAAAAGCTTTTAGAAGAAGCTCACAAAGAATATGAAAAATTTCAAACACTTGATTAA